CAACAATTATTTTATTTCCTGTGATTTTATTGAGGCCAACAATAAGTGGATGTTCTTTATTAATTAAGAGAACATGATATTCCGGTAAGCCAGGTATCTTTTGTTCCATGTAAGCACCCATATCATTAATTCTTCTCATTTGCTCTGGAAGCAAGATCATTGCAGGGGGAGCTCCTTTGCTTGAAAGTGACTGAACTTTAACTGTTACTTTTTCATTGTTAAGTGCCTTAATTATGGTATCTCTAAGATTTTCTGTATTTGATTTACCATCCTTATCAACAATTTCTTTTGATTCCTTATCATCTAGTTCATTGATTTCTGAATCAACTCTTTGGAATTGATAATCTTCGTTTTTACTTTCTAACCATGGGAGAAATTGTGCATCAATTAAGGGATCTGATTTGATAACTTCTTTGCTATCAGATAAACAGATATTTAATGCAGTTGACTGAGCAATCAGATCTGAACAGTAAATTATTTTTTTAGAATCTGCTATCTTATTTCGTTCTTTGTAATTTGCGAGAGTTGTAAAATACTTATTATTGGATTTAATAAGGGATTTATTTTCAATATCCTTACTTACGTCTTTCTCTGAATTGATTATTGTTTCGAAAATTATACTGTTATCAACTAAATCAGCAAATTTGTCATCTTCGATAGCACCAATTTTAATAAAAGCAGAGATGGAATCCCAAATTTCTGCATAAAATTCTGGAGAATTTTTTATCAAATCCTTCAATTTATTAGCAATTTTTTTTGAGATAAATGATGATATTGACCTTACTTTTCTATCTGTTTGTAAGGCACTCCTACTGACATTTAACGGTATGTCTGTAGAGTCAATAACTCCTCTAAGAGGTAAAAGGTATTTTGGTACAATCTCTTTAATTGAATCGCTTACGAATACTTGATTGCAAAATAGTTTAATTTCTCCCTTTTCCCAATCAGCTCTACCAGACAACTTGGGAAAATACAATATCCCTTGTATGTCATATGGATAATCTGTATTTAGATGAATCCATAACAGTGGATCTCCCTGAAAAGGATATAGGTATTTATATAACTCAATATAATCTTCATCTTTTAATTCACTAGGTTGTTTTCTCCAAGGAGGATTTTTCTTATTAATTATCTCACCTTCTAATAAAACATCTATTGGCATAAAATCACAATATTTTTTTATTAATGATTTAATCCTTTCAGGCTCAATAAACTCTTTTTCTTCTTCAAGTAAATGAAGTATCACATCTGTGCCAATTGTCTCTCTTTCTGATTTCTCTAATGTGAAATTTGGCGATCCATCACATGACCATTTGAAAGCTTTTGATTCACCAATGGCTGATTTAGTTAATATATCAACTCTTTCTGCCACCATGAAACTTGAATAAAAACCAAGTCCAAAATGACCTATAAATTCATCATTATCTTTTTTGTATTTTGTTAGGAATTCTTCTGCACTTGAGAAAGCTACTTGGTTTATATACTTCTTAATTTCTTCATCATTCATTCCAATTCCATTATCAGAAATCGTTAGAGTGTTTTTCTCACGGTCAATAGCTATTTTTACTTGAGCATCCTCAGTATTTTCGCAGTCACCAGCCATAGAGGCCATTCTTCGTTTACTAATTGCATCTACACCATTACTAACAAGTTCTCTTAAAAAGATTTCATGGTCAGAATATACTGCCTTTTTGATAATTGGGAAAATATTTTCGGTATTAATACGAATTTCGCCTTTTTCCATTTAAGAAAGAATTTAATATTTAAATATTATTTCCTCAAAACTAGTTAATCAAGTTTAATTAGGAGTATTGTCCGTACAATACATAAATTAAAAACTTAAATTAATTTTTAAAAGTTTTTATTTAACCCACAAAATATCAGTACAATTATTTTCTTTCATTATTTGATTGGCTTTAGCCAAGTCATCACATGGATTTAAATGTAAGACAGCAATATTTCCTCTTTTCTGTTGTTTTTTTTGTTCATTTATACCTTTCTCTAACAAATATGAATCTTTAAACATTAACAAAATCTTTTTTTTAGCTGTCTTTTCTTCCTTAATTAAATTTCTTAAAATGTCTATTGAAATTGTAAATCCAATCCCATTTAAGATTTTCTCATTAGGACTAAGGAATCTTACTAATTCATCATATCTTCCGCCTTTTGCGATAACGTTTTTATTTTTACCATTATCACTTATTAGTTGGAATACTATTCCTTCATATAAATTCAAGTGAGGTTGAAACGTGGGATCAAGTTGTAATTTAACACCATATTTATTTGATATTTTTGATAATGTTTCAAATAAAAAATTTAAGTCATCTAATGTTTTACTAGTACCATATATACTTTTCAATTTTTTTAATATTGCAATTGGTTCTCCTCTTGTGAATAAGAGATCTTTAAGTATATATTTATCATCTTCATCAATTCCTAATTTAGATAAATTATCTTGATCAAAATTAACCAGACATTTCTTGATTTCTTCAAAATTATTATTCTTATATTTATTTAAGATCAAGTCCATTATTTTTGTTGTACTAACTAGTAGAAATAAATTACGACCATCCTTCAAATTAATATTATCTATTGCATCAAACAATATATTAATAACTTCAATTTCTGGGTATTTTGTATCATATCCAATTAATTCAATTCCACTCTGTAGTTTCTCTTGCAACTTAAATGAATTTTTATTATTTTGTTTCTTATCAAAGACCATTCCATTGGTGAATAATCTTATAGGTCTTTTCTTATTTATTAATCTAGTAGATGACAATTTGACTATAGATGTTGTCATTTCTGGTCTAAGACATAATGAATTATTACTAACTATTCCCACAACCTGATTTTCTTCAATAACACCACGGCCTCTTATCGTCTCTAAAGTATTTATAAATGAAGGTGATACTTCTTCATAGCCCCATAGTTTATAAATACTATTTAAATTATTTATGATATTAGAGTTATTCTTTACATCTACTAATTTAATTTCCTTTATATCTGTCATTTTAATATTTAAAGATTTTTAGCTATAGAGATTTTTTTTAAATGGAGAAACTTTATCTAGTTCATTTTTTAATTCATTTTCAAGGCTGGGAGAGCACGCAAGAATTCTTCCAGAACTTAAATTAAATTCGCCTGCTGGATAATCAGAAATAATTCCACCAGCCTCTTTAACAATAATAGCACCGGCAGCTAGGTCCCAGACCTCTAATCCTTTTTCCCAGTATCCATCAATTTTACCTGCAGCAACAAATGCCAGGTCAACTGCTGCTGCTCCTCCTCTTCTAACTCCTCTAGTTTTATGTGTTAAATAACAAAATTCAGCATAATTATTATCCTCTGTCTCAAATCTGTCATAGGAAAAACCAGTTACAAGTAAACTATCAGAAAGATTACGAGGACTTGATACTTTAAGTTGACTATTATTGCAGAATGATCCCAAACCAATACAGGCTGAATATAGTTCATTTAAATAAGGTACTGATATAGCACCTATAATTGGCTTGTTTTTATATACAAGACCAATAGAAGTCCCAAAAAAAGGATATCCATGGGAGTAATTTGTTGTACCGTCCAATGGGTCTATACACCATGTCAAATCAGAGGATTTATTTAATTTCCCCGATTCCTCTGCATTTATAGAGATATTTGGTGTCTCTTCTACTAAATATTCTTTTATTTTATTTTCAACTTCTAAATCTACATTGGTTACAAGATCACCTTTCCTTCCTTTTGATGATATTTTTTGAATATTATTGTAATTAATTTTTAGAATTTCATTACCAATTTGAGCGGAGATTTTGGCTATTTCATACAGGCTAGATAAGTTTATTTGATTAGAAAGTTCATCTATTTCGCTTAGTTCGAACATGATAATTAATCTTCCTCAAATTCCCAAGGTGGGGCAACTCTTGTATTCCCTCTTCCAAAATACTGTCCAAATTGTAAATCATAAACTTCATCTTCGTAAGTTGTTTCCACCTCGAGATCTTCAGTGGCTTTAGCGACACAAAGAAGTGCATAACCTTTGTTCTTTAGGGCTTGAGATACCCCCATAGCTTCAGGTTGTTGCAACGATCCAGATATTATTTTAACTGCACAACTTGTACAGCAACCATTTCTACATGAAAATGGTAGCTTAAAACCTTTCTTTTCAAATTCCTTAAGAATATAATCATTACTATTAATCTGCTCTTGGTAGACCTTACCTGTTTCTTTATTTTTAATCGTGACTGTGAAAGTCTTGTTCAAATAACTTTCCTCAAAAATGGGTTGATAAAGGGTTAAAATGGTGTTATTGGGAGAGGTGGCCGAGTGGTTGAAGGCGCAGCACTGGAAATGCTGTATAGGGGCAACTTTATCGAGGGTTCGAATCCCTCTCTCTCCGTTTTATATTAGTTTATTTAGGTTAATTACATCAACAAAATTGTACAAATAATAAATTAAATAGTAATCAATTAGAAAAGTTATAAATAATCTTATTTATTTAAAATAAGTTGAAAATATTTGATTTTTACTATTATATGTAAATATCTTAGATAAAAATTAATTAAATTATTAGTAAATTTTGCTTTAATTTAGAGATCTAGAATCATGGGGCAAATAGTTGGAATTGATTTAGGTACTACTAACTCTGTTGTAGGAGTTATAGAAGCTGGTCGGCCAATTGTAATAGCTAATTCTGAAGGATCTAGAACAACACCTTCAATTGTAGGATTTACAAAAGACAAAGAAATAGTAATAGGTAGTCAAGCTAGAAGACAACTTGTTTTAAATCCAAAGAATACCTTTTATAACTTAAAAAGATTTATTGGTAGCGACTGGGATGAACTAGATGAGACGAGTATTTCTGTTCCGTATAATGTCAAAGCAAATAATAGTGGAAGTGTTAGGGTTCTTAGTCCTAATACAGAAAGAGAGTATGCTCCTGAAGAGTTAGTGAGCTCATTGATTAGAAAATTAATTAATGATGCTGAAACATATCTTGGAGATACTGTTGACTCTGCTGTTATTACAGTCCCTGCTTATTTTAATGAATCACAAAGGCAAGCTACAAAAGATTCTGCAATATTAGCTGGTATTAAAGTTGATAGAATCCTTAATGAACCTACTGCAGCTGCTTTAGCTTATGGTTTTGAAAAGAGTTCCTCTAATAATGTTTTAGTTTTTGATTTAGGGGGAGGAACATTTGATGTTTCTTTATTAAAAATTTCTAATGGTGTGTTTGATGTTAAAGCAACTTGTGGAGATACCCAACTAGGAGGAAACAATTTTGACTCTAAAATAGTAGATTGGCTTGCTGAAAAATTTCTTGCTAAACATGATATTGATCTAAGACGGGATAGACAAGCATTGCAGAGATTAACTGAAGCTGCTGAAAAAGCTAAATGTGAATTATCAGGATTGCAAAAAACAAAAATATCATTACCTTTTATAACCACAAGTAAAGAGGGACCATTACATATTGAAGAGACCTTTGATAGAAAAAAGTTTGAATCATTATCTCAAGATCTGTTAAACAGATTATTAGAGCCTGTGCAAATAGCCTTAGATGACTCTGGATGGAATGCAGAAGATATAGATGAGGTAGTTCTTGTCGGAGGAAGCACAAGAATCCCAATGGTTCAACAATTAGTCAAGACTATTGTTCCTAATGATCCCTGTCAATCTGTTAATCCAGATGAAGTAGTTGCAGTTGGCGCTGCAATACAATCAGGAATAATTAGTGGAGATTTACAAGATTTACTGTTAAATGATGTTACACCCTTATCTTTAGGTTTAGAAACTATTGGTGGCCTTATGAAGGTACTTATTCCACGTAATACACCAATACCAGTAAGAGAATCTGATGTTTTTAGTACATCAGAAGCTAATCAATCTTCAGTTGTTGTTCAAGTAAGGCAAGGTGAAAGGCCATTAGCATCTGAGAACAAATCACTCGGTAAGTTTAGGTTGTCAGGTATACCTCCAGCGCCTAGAGGAATCCCACAAGTTCAGGTAGCATTTGATATTGATGCTAATGGTCTTTTAGAAGTTAGTGCAACTGATAGAACAACTGGAAGAAAGCAAACAGTTACAATTTCTGGAGGCTCTAATTTAAATGAGCAAGAAATTAATTCGATAATTGAAGAAGCTAAATCAAAAGCTAATGAAGACAGAAAGAGGAGAACAGTTATTGATAGAAAAAATAGTGCTTTAACTCTTATTGCGCAAGCTGAGAGAAGGCTGAGGGATGCTTCTTTAGAATTTGGACCTTATGGAGCTGAAAGACAACAACGAGCTGTTGAATTAGCCATTCAAGATGTTGAAGAATACATAGATGATGATGATCCTCAAGAATTAGAAATTTCAGTAAGTTCTCTCCAGGAAGCATTATTTGGTTTAAACAGGAAATTTGCATCAGAAAGGAAAACTGATAATAATCCATTACAAGGTATTAAAAATACATTTGGATCATTAAAGGATGAACTTTTTTCTGATGAAGACTGGGATGATGATCCATGGGATAATCAAATGAATAGAAATTATAGAAATTCGAGGTATCGTAACTCTAGGGATGATGACCCATGGGACAATGACTATTACCTCTAAAAAAGACTATTTGTCGATTTTGGGTTTATCCCATGATTTCGACGATAAAGAACTTAAAAAGGCCTTTCGCAGAGAGGCAAGAAGATGGCATCCAGATTTAAATAAAAATGACCTAAATGCAGAAGAAAGATTTAAATTAATTAACGAAGCATACGAATACTTACGTGATCCAAATAAAAGAAATGAAAGTTCGTATATAAATTCAGAGTATATTAACGAAAATAATAATTTCAAAACAGGCTTTCCTGATTTTCAAGTTTATCTTGATTCATTATTTGGATATGAATACAACTCTGAGAATTACGACGAATATAATAATGAATCATTAGATGATGAATCCACAAATATAGAAAGTGATGAATTCTATAATTTTGAATACCCTACAACATCTCCAGATGAACCCCCTCCAGTTAAACTAGATCAAGATATTGAAACAATTATCGATTTAACTCCAGATGAGGCCTTAACTGGAGCTTCTATATTAATTGAACTTGAAGATAATACTATGGTTGAAGTTGATACACCTCCTTTCGCTGGAGATGGATGGAGATTAAGACTTGAAAATATTGCAAGGGGAGGAAAAGATCATTACTTACAGTTAAAAGTTCAAACGGAAAATGGTCTAAGAATCGATGGTTTGAGAGTTCTTTATAAACTCGAATTATTTCCTCATGATGCTCTTCTAGGTTGTGCTGTAGATGTTCCTACCCTTGATGGAAATGTAACCCTTCAGGTGCCTCCAAAATCATCTACTGGAAGAATGTTACGCTTGAAAGGCAGAGGTTTAAAATACGAAGATAATGTGGGTGATCAATATGTTGAAATCTTGGTAGTTATTCCTGCGGATATTAATGATGAAGAAATTGCTTTATATACAAGATTACAAGAATTATCACTTTCTGATTCTTAATCAAATATTATATAAATAGAAAAATTGATAATTATGGACATATTTGTTCTTTTATATAATTCAGGAACAGATAAAGAAGGAATTCATTCAATCGAACTTAAAGGAAGAACTATAGTTCTTATGTTTGAAGACAAAGACGATGCGACAAGATACTGTGGTCTACTTGAAGCTCAAGATTTCCCTTTGCCAACAGTTGAAATGATCGACATAGAAGAAATAAAAGAATTCTGTATTAACTTAGATTATGAATGTAAATTAGTTGAGAAAAACTTTGTTCCTAAAACAGCCGAAGACAGGTTACTAATTTCCCCACCCCAGAAAAACCTAGAGGTTGAAGATTGGGGACAAGATACTAGTAATAAAGAAAATATTGATATAAATACCATTAAGGAAAACCTTGAAAAGTTGCTTTAAGGTTTAAAATACAAAAAGTTTAATAAATAAATAAAAAATGACAAAAGCATTGTTTGAAACTCAAGTTGGTAACATTAATATTGAATTTTTCTCTGATGATGCACCTAATACTGTTAATAACTTCACAAAGTTGATAAGTGATGGTTTTTATGATGGTTTAGCATTTCACAGAGTTATTCCTGGATTTATGGCTCAGGGTGGATGTCCAAATACTCGTGATGGAGCATCTGGCATGCCTGGAACTGGAGGCCCAGGATACCATATTCAATGCGAAATCAATTCAAAAAAACATCTAAAAGGTTCACTTTCTATGGCTCATGCAGGTAAGGATACTGGCGGTAGTCAGTTTTTTATAGTTTATGAACCACAACCTCATCTCGATGGAGTTCATACTGTTTTTGGTAAGACTGATGATATGGATGTAGTAATAAAGCTTACTAATGGTTCAAAAATTCTTAAGGCAACCTTAATTTAGTAATTTAGCCTTCAAAAACAATACTAAATGTCTCTTTATCTAAATTAAATTTTCTTGTATATGAATATAAGATTTCATTATTAATAGTAAATTTAGTATTGATTAATTTGATGCTATTTTTTGGGTGTAATGCTTGTTCAATGTTTTTAGAAACAATAATTCCAATATTTGTACTATTTTCATATTTGTATAAAAACTGAATAAATAATTCTATATTCTTTATTTCCTCATCAGTAATGTTGCAATTGGTTCTATTCTGATCATGTAAAATTCGCCAAACTAATTTTGGTCTATTCCAAAAAGCCAATAATCTTGGACTACTTTCAAGTTTAATATTAATGTTTTGATCTCTACAGAATTTAATAACATTATTTTTTATTGGAACTAGATCAATAGATTTATATTTTCCGTCAAGAAAAATTGATATAAATGGATCGATATTCCTGGAATTAGTATTATCTTCATCAATCATGTGGCCTAACTTTGTTTTTTTTACACTCAAATATTCTGCATTATTATCGTTGGGACAAATCACTAATGGAACTCTCTCAATAACTTCTATTCCATAACCACCTAATCCAGCAATCTTTCTAGGATTGTTTGTCAGTAATTTTAATTTTTTTATCCCTAGATCAGTTAATATCTGTGCTCCAACTCCATAATTTCTTAGATCAGCTGGAAATCCTAATTTTTCATTAGCTTCTACAGTATCTAATCCACCATCCTGTAAACTATAGGCTTTTAATTTATTAATTAGACCAATTCCTCTGCCTTCTTGTCTCAAATAAACAACTACTCCCTCTTCCTCCTTTTCTATCCTTGATAATGCAGCCTCTAACTGTGGTCTGCAATCACATCGTAATGATCCAAAAGCATCGCCAGTTAAACACTCTGAATGCATTCTTACTAGTACAGGTTCGCTTAATTTTGATGATTTTTGTTTAACTAATGCAACGTGCTCTGAACCATCAAGTTCATTAACATATCCATAAGCTTTGAAATTTCCAAAAATACTTGGAAGAATTGCATCGGATTTTCTAAATACAAATCTCTCTGTTTGAAACCGATAACTTATTAAATCAGCTATTGATATTAATTTCATTCCCCACTGTTTTGCATACTCTTTAAGTTGTGGCAGTCTTGACATGGAACCGTCAGGATTTTGTATTTCACAAATCACTCCAGCGGGATAGAGACCTGACATTGAAGCAATATCTACTGCTGCTTCTGTATGACCTGCCCTTTTTAAAACCCCACCTTTTTTAGCTCTTAAAGGAAAAATGTGTCCTGGCCGCCTTAAATCATCAGGTTGTGTATTTGGGTTTATAGCAACTTGAATTGTCTTAGCCCTGTCTTCAGCAGAAATACCAGTAGAAACGTTATTTTCAGGTCCAGCATCAATTGATATCGTAAATGCTGTTTGATTTTTATCTGTATTTCTATCTACCATTAATGGTAAATCTAAAGAGTCAAGTTTTTCCCCTTGCATAGCTAGGCATATGAGACCACGTCCCTCAGTAGCCATAAAATTAATTTGCTGAGGAGTTGCAAACTGAGCCGCACAAATTAAATCTCCTTCATTTTCTCTTCTTTCATCATCTACCACAATTATGCATTCACCATTCCTTATCGCTGCCAACGCATCGCTGATAGGATCAAATTCAATTTTAAAAGATTCATTTATATCCAAAATTGTTCCATTATTTGATTTGGGACTTGTTTCTTTCATTATTCCTATCAATATAGAAAAATAGTGTTTTAGTTACCTTAAATTCAACACTTTATAATCCTATCTCAAAGTCTGCCAACTCAAAGAAATGAATGTTGCAATAGTAGGTGCTACTGGTTACGGCGGTATTCAAGCGGTAAATCTTTTAAAGAAAAATAAAAACTACAAAATTTCATTTTTAGGAGGTAATAAAACATCTGGATCAAAGTGGAATGATAATTTCCCTTTTATTTATCTAGATAATGATCCTTATATAGAAGAAATTTCAGTAGAGAATATTTCAAACAATTCAGATGTTGCATTGCTTTGCTTACCAAATGGCCTATCTTCAACTTTGACAAGGGAATTATTAGATAGAGGAGTTAAAGTTATCGATTTATCTGCTGATTACAGATATAAGTCCTTAGATGAATGGAAAAAAGTATATTCCAAAGAAGCTGTTATTTATAAAAGAAATGATGATGATTTATGTAAAGAGGCAGTCTACGGACTCCCTGAAATAAATAAAGATGCGATTTCAAAAGGAAGATTAATAGCTTGTCCAGGATGTTATCCAACATCTTCTCTTATTCCACTAGCTCCTTATCTTTCGCAAGGAATTATTGAAAATGAAGGTATAGTAATTGATTCTAAAAGCGGAACTTCTGGAGGCGGTCGAGAACCTAACCAAAAGCTACTCTTATCAGAATGTGGAGAAGGTCTATCAGCATATGGATTGATAAACCATAGACATACCTCAGAGATCGAGCAAGTAGCATCTTTAATTTCTGGGAATAAAATTGAACTGCTTTTTACTCCTCATTTGGTTCCAATTTCAAGGGGTATGCATTCGACTATATATGGGAGATTAAGAGATCCAGGATTAACCTCTGATGATTGCAGAATTCTTCTGGATAATTATTACAGAAATTTTAAAAATATTAAAGTATTACCTGTAGATACATACCCTTCAACAAAATGGGTTAAAAATACAAACCAAATTTTCCTTTCTGTAAAAGTTGATATTCGTAATGGAAGGATTATTATTTTATCTGTAATTGATAATTTGTTAAAAGGTCAGACTGGGCAAGCAATTCAAAATTTAAATATTATGAGTGGCTTTTCAATGGATGAAGGTCTTGATTTAACTAATAATTTTCCATAAAATTACTTCTTATCAAAAACCCAGCTTGAGAGATTGAGTAAGGTAAAATTTTATGCTCAAGCATTTGTATTCTTTTGGTAAGTGATTCAATATCATCATCATTCCTAATAGACAATGCAGCTTGCATTATCAATGATCCACTATCTACCTCCTCTTCTACAAAATGTACGGAACAACCAGTTATTTTTGAACCATTTAATATAGAGTCCTTTATCGCGGAACCACCTTTATATGCAGGAAGTAATGAAGGGTGAATATTTATTATCTTATTCTTAAATTTATTAATAAAAAATGGAGAAACAATTTTCATCCAGCCTGCCATAACAACAAGTTCAACATCGTAATGAATTAAAGTATTTAGAATTTCTAATTCAAAAGCTTCTTTTTGTAGAAAGTCTTTGCCTCTTATAATTTTGTGAGGTATTTTTTTACTTTCAGCTCTTTTTATACAACCGGCTTCATCTTTGTTAGTAATTAAAACTTTTATATCGATATCTAATTCTCCTTTTTCTGAGAGATTAATTAATTCCTGAAAGTTAGTTCCTTTCCCAGAAGCAAGTACACCTATTTTTAATTTTGGTGTAAATCTTCTAAATTCAGATATCTCAGGCGAAATTATGTAATTAAATGATCTATCCAAAATTTTTTTATTTTATCCAATGATAAATTCATATGAAATAAAAAAAACCCTCAATTTTAATTGTTTATATTCAAAAACATATTTATTTGAAGATAATAATTTAAACAAATTTAAATGATTCAAATCTATGTACTATTCGTATAGATATAATTGAATAATAAATAAAAGAAACAAATATATAAAATGAATGGAGATTTAAACTCTTGGGATAAATTTTGTAATTATCTTTGGTTTGATAAAAAATTAAATATTTGGTTAGACATAAGCAAAATTAATTTCACAAGTAAAGAGATAAAGAATTTAGAAGATAAATTTAAAGATGTTTTTTCATCAATAAAAGAATTAGAAAATGGTGCAATCTCAAATATTGATGAAAATAGACAAGTTGGACATTATTGGCTTAGAAATCCATCAATTTCACCCTCTTCAAAAATAGGAGAAGAAATTAGAGCAGATATTAATTCAATCTCTGAATTTGGAAAACAAATTTTAAATGGGGATATTAAGAATAAGAATAATCAGATGTATACTGATGTTCTTTGGATAGGAATTGGTGGAAGTGGATTAGGACCATTACTTATTACAGAGTCACTGCAGAAGTGTTCTAAAGGCTTAAATTTTTCTTATATCGATAATGTTGATCCTTTTTTAATTAGCGAAAAGTTAGAAGAGTTATCTGAAAAATTATCAACAACATTATTTGTAGTAGTAAGCAAATCAGGTGGTACGCCTGAACCTAGAATTGCTATGGAAATTATTAAAAGTCACTGCGAAAACAATTCTCTTGAATGGAATTCTAATGCTATAGCTATAACTATGAAAGGTAGTAAGTTATTTAAAAAAGCTACTTCTGAAAATTGGTTAAAAATATTTAATTTGCAAGATTGGGTTGGTGGAAGAACTAGTATTACAAGTTCTGTAGGATTACTTCCATTAGCTCTTATTAATGAAAATATCTCTGAATTTATCAGAGGTGCATCATTAATGGATGAAGCCACACGTATAAGTGATTTTAAAAATAATCCAGCAGCACTATTATCATCCGCATGGTATTTAACTGGGGATGGTATTGGAAAGAGAGATATGGTCGTATTACCTTATAGAGATAGGTTACAGGTATTTAGTAAATATCTTCAGCAATTAGTAATGGAATCATTAGGAAAGAAATTTAATAGGAATGGTCAAGTAGTTAATCAAGGTATTTCCGTTTTTGGTAATAAAGGATCTACAGATCAGCATGCTTATGTTCAGCAACTGAGAGATGGTATTGATAATTTCTTTTGTATTTTTATTGAATTATTAGATTCTCCATCTACTAATATATTTGATGAAAAAGAGAATCCTAAAGAATATCTTTCTGGTTTTTTGCAAGGAACAAGATCAGCACTCTCTAGTGAAAACCGACAAAGTATCACTATTACGTTAGAAAAGTTAAATTGTTTTTCACTAGGTGCCTTAATCGCTTTATTTGAGAGGGCTGTATCCTTCTACGCTGAATTGGTAAATAT
The window above is part of the Prochlorococcus marinus CUG1415 genome. Proteins encoded here:
- a CDS encoding glucose-6-phosphate isomerase; this encodes MNGDLNSWDKFCNYLWFDKKLNIWLDISKINFTSKEIKNLEDKFKDVFSSIKELENGAISNIDENRQVGHYWLRNPSISPSSKIGEEIRADINSISEFGKQILNGDIKNKNNQMYTDVLWIGIGGSGLGPLLITESLQKCSKGLNFSYIDNVDPFLISEKLEELSEKLSTTLFVVVSKSGGTPEPRIAMEIIKSHCENNSLEWNSNAIAITMKGSKLFKKATSENWLKIFNLQDWVGGRTSITSSVGLLPLALINENISEFIRGASLMDEATRISDFKNNPAALLSSAWYLTGDGIGKRDMVVLPYRDRLQVFSKYLQQLVMESLGKKFNRNGQVVNQGISVFGNKGSTDQHAYVQQLRDGIDNFFCIFIELLDSPSTNIFDEKENPKEYLSGFLQGTRSALSSENRQSITITLEKLNCFSLGALIALFERAVSFYAELVNINAYDQPGVEAGKKAAANIIEYQQKVSNLLDEGGEYSINDITSLFDKSVSEPIFFILREMCFANDSYLVKGDWSNPNSLVIQKINS